In the Bacteroidales bacterium genome, one interval contains:
- a CDS encoding MBL fold metallo-hydrolase, with product MFEQKHNEDFYRFKIGLFNCISVSDGSYDYNPMHFFPGKTDEQVKGILSDHNLPTDKLISPYTFLYVDTGVNKILTDMGGGKLGPKTGNLIRNLKAAGVQPEDVTIVIITHAHPDHIGGTLDDQGNPSFPNARYYMWKNEWDFWFSEEAFGKFSEHLSKVAPIEVFMKIARGQLSPIKDRIELLTEETEVLPGIRVHFTPGHTPGHMVVSFSSEDEEIFFIGDAILFPFLLEQPDLHPVFDIQPIVADASKRKLCDLLAEKKAWVLAQHFHPFPSLGHIIKKGKGWQWQPLEVK from the coding sequence ATGTTTGAACAAAAACACAATGAAGATTTCTACCGGTTTAAGATTGGTCTTTTCAACTGTATTTCCGTTAGCGATGGCAGTTATGATTATAATCCCATGCACTTCTTCCCTGGAAAGACAGATGAGCAGGTCAAAGGAATCCTCAGTGATCACAATCTGCCAACGGATAAGTTAATATCCCCATATACATTTCTATATGTCGATACGGGTGTAAATAAAATTCTTACGGATATGGGAGGTGGTAAACTCGGCCCTAAAACAGGTAACCTGATCCGTAATCTGAAAGCTGCCGGTGTTCAGCCGGAAGATGTAACTATAGTTATTATTACTCATGCACATCCTGATCATATTGGCGGCACCCTTGATGATCAGGGCAATCCCAGTTTTCCAAATGCCCGCTATTATATGTGGAAGAATGAATGGGATTTCTGGTTCTCTGAAGAGGCATTCGGGAAATTCTCTGAACATCTGTCCAAAGTAGCACCCATTGAAGTTTTTATGAAAATTGCACGGGGGCAACTCAGTCCAATAAAAGACCGCATTGAACTTTTAACAGAGGAAACTGAAGTTTTGCCGGGCATCAGAGTGCACTTTACTCCAGGACATACACCAGGTCATATGGTGGTATCTTTCTCTTCTGAAGATGAAGAAATATTTTTTATCGGTGACGCCATCCTTTTTCCGTTTCTGCTGGAGCAACCTGATCTTCACCCGGTTTTTGATATTCAACCTATTGTTGCTGATGCCAGCAAACGCAAGCTGTGTGACCTTTTAGCCGAAAAGAAAGCATGGGTGCTTGCCCAGCATTTCCATCCATTTCCCAGCCTGGGTCATATTATAAAGAAAGGAAAAGGGTGGCAATGGCAGCCGCTTGAGGTAAAATAA
- a CDS encoding NAD(P)-binding domain-containing protein, whose translation MDQKKIGIIGSGPVGQALATGFTKHGYEVMIGSRNPDKLNEWKSRNTGKIKTGTFSETAAFGTILVLAVKGTAAKNALQLAGMQNIRNKTIIDTTNPIADAPPSNGVLKFFTGPDQSLMEQLQEAFPGAHLVKSFSCVGNPLMVNPDFGGTKPTMFICGNNEAAKSEVKQILEQFGWEPEDMGVAEAARAIEPLCILWCIPGIRENRWVHAFKMLKV comes from the coding sequence ATGGATCAAAAGAAAATTGGCATTATTGGTTCCGGGCCTGTTGGGCAGGCTCTGGCAACAGGTTTCACGAAGCATGGCTATGAGGTCATGATTGGATCGCGCAATCCTGACAAATTAAACGAATGGAAATCCCGCAACACTGGAAAGATAAAAACGGGAACCTTTTCTGAAACAGCAGCATTCGGTACAATTCTGGTTCTGGCTGTCAAAGGGACCGCAGCAAAGAACGCCCTGCAGCTTGCAGGCATGCAAAACATCCGGAATAAAACGATCATCGATACCACCAATCCGATTGCTGACGCTCCCCCGTCAAACGGTGTGCTGAAATTTTTTACCGGTCCGGATCAATCCCTGATGGAACAACTTCAGGAAGCATTTCCCGGCGCTCACCTTGTCAAATCATTCAGCTGCGTGGGTAACCCGCTGATGGTCAATCCCGATTTCGGAGGAACAAAACCCACTATGTTCATCTGTGGCAACAATGAAGCAGCTAAATCTGAAGTAAAACAAATCCTGGAACAGTTTGGCTGGGAGCCTGAAGATATGGGAGTAGCCGAAGCTGCCCGTGCCATAGAACCTCTTTGCATCCTGTGGTGTATTCCGGGTATCCGGGAAAACAGGTGGGTGCATGCATTTAAGATGCTTAAGGTTTAA
- a CDS encoding 2-dehydropantoate 2-reductase: METKQPKILVIGAGGIGGITAAHIARTGYDIEIVDIQPGLADKITEEGIHVRGMRGDFRVRVNAFADIRQVREKKDVVLIATKANSLEQVARDIKAALSENAVIVSMQNGMCPEYLSGIFGDQKVIGCIIGWGATVHGPCELEMTSKGDLVIGYQGSRKPFHFDFVREILSTIAPVILTDNLHGYLYSKLIINSCITTLGALCGLTLGKMLAKRKARNIFIHIIREGIAVGKALGIKVEKYGGKVDFYKIADDTTRIGQTRSHLIIRIIGLKYRRLKSSSLQSLQAGQPTEVDFLNGYLARQAKSLNIPAPLNDFLIQTIHEIEEGKRAIVPENLDLPFFDQYM, from the coding sequence ATGGAAACAAAACAACCAAAAATACTGGTCATCGGTGCAGGAGGTATTGGAGGAATTACAGCGGCACATATCGCCCGTACAGGATATGACATTGAAATTGTGGATATCCAGCCCGGACTGGCGGATAAAATAACAGAAGAGGGTATCCATGTCAGGGGAATGAGGGGAGATTTCAGGGTGCGAGTGAATGCCTTCGCTGATATTCGGCAAGTACGTGAAAAAAAAGATGTTGTCCTGATCGCAACCAAGGCGAATTCGCTGGAACAGGTTGCCAGGGATATAAAAGCGGCTCTCAGTGAAAATGCGGTGATTGTGTCGATGCAAAACGGAATGTGCCCGGAATACCTTTCCGGTATTTTTGGTGACCAAAAGGTCATTGGTTGCATCATTGGCTGGGGCGCAACCGTTCACGGGCCCTGTGAGCTGGAAATGACCTCAAAAGGAGATCTGGTCATTGGGTATCAGGGATCCCGGAAACCGTTTCATTTTGATTTCGTCAGGGAAATACTGAGTACCATAGCACCGGTCATCCTAACGGACAACTTGCATGGGTACCTGTATTCCAAACTGATCATAAATTCCTGCATCACCACGTTGGGTGCACTGTGCGGGCTTACACTCGGCAAGATGCTCGCAAAACGAAAAGCGCGAAATATCTTCATTCATATCATCCGGGAAGGGATCGCTGTCGGAAAGGCGCTGGGAATAAAAGTGGAAAAATACGGCGGGAAGGTCGATTTCTATAAAATTGCCGATGATACAACCCGTATAGGACAAACCAGGAGCCATCTGATCATCCGGATCATCGGTCTGAAATACAGGCGGCTGAAATCCTCCAGCCTTCAGTCGCTCCAGGCGGGGCAGCCCACAGAGGTCGATTTCCTCAACGGATATCTTGCCCGGCAGGCTAAATCGCTCAACATACCTGCTCCCCTGAACGACTTCCTGATTCAGACCATTCATGAAATTGAAGAGGGAAAGAGGGCGATCGTACCTGAAAACCTTGACTTACCTTTTTTTGATCAATACATGTAG
- a CDS encoding adenylate/guanylate cyclase domain-containing protein codes for MKSYLKVILLVLLPIGSMAQFSHPDSLIQALKLTTSDSSRVSIMEGLVDYYAEANRDSAIYYSDEILLLVNKNNKKLEEANCWCYRGYLLMKLGKYPESFSCLQHALNIAEDPESEKNTWYSYSSPRKIRLRVLEYIHHNFGHLMGNTNNTEQQILHYNETLKIAEEIGDTSMLGFVTMNLGSTYLHLGKIDSALLMEKNAELILKQTGEKKYLSYVYYILGNIYLKKGDKDSALQNYHKGIDAAIEQNNIAYEGSIYNSLTNLFLLEKDKDSGLYYAKKYLKILQTMGSTNLGTAYQNLFEGYKLKNEMDSAYKYQGLALISKDSAYNKTIENLTDFQKLYFKEQMRLQELEEEKSLSEAKARNYAFLTGLGVFLFIGFMLYRNNRQQQKANKVLVKKNEIIAESKKRSDELLLNILPIEVAEELKLTGHCQAKTFSMVTIMFADFKDFTSVSEKVSAELLVDEINYCFSAFDLILPKYKVEKIKTVGDAYICVGGMPTLNFTHAPDVISAALEIRNFMLERKKEKETRGEIPFELRIGIHTGPVVAGIVGVKKYAYDIWGDTVNLAARMESSGEAGKINISGVTYTLVKDKFNCTYRGKIVAKNKGEVDMYFVEA; via the coding sequence ATGAAATCTTACCTTAAAGTCATTTTACTGGTTCTTCTCCCAATAGGATCAATGGCTCAGTTTAGCCATCCCGACAGTTTAATTCAAGCATTAAAACTTACTACAAGTGACTCATCGCGCGTTTCAATAATGGAAGGCCTTGTTGATTATTATGCAGAAGCTAACAGAGATTCTGCAATTTATTATAGTGATGAAATTCTGTTGTTGGTCAATAAAAATAATAAAAAGCTGGAAGAAGCTAATTGCTGGTGTTATAGAGGTTATCTATTAATGAAGTTGGGAAAATATCCTGAATCCTTTTCATGTTTGCAACATGCACTTAACATTGCTGAAGATCCCGAAAGCGAAAAAAATACCTGGTATTCTTATTCCTCTCCCCGCAAAATCCGTCTTAGAGTTTTAGAATACATCCATCACAATTTTGGTCATCTGATGGGCAATACCAACAACACGGAACAACAAATTCTCCACTACAACGAAACCCTTAAAATTGCAGAAGAAATTGGTGACACCTCAATGCTGGGATTTGTGACCATGAACCTGGGGAGTACCTATTTACATCTTGGCAAAATAGATTCTGCATTATTAATGGAAAAGAATGCTGAGTTGATTTTAAAACAAACCGGAGAAAAAAAATACCTCTCTTATGTTTACTATATCCTGGGCAATATTTATTTGAAAAAAGGAGACAAAGATTCTGCATTGCAAAATTATCACAAAGGTATAGATGCAGCTATCGAACAAAATAACATTGCTTATGAAGGTTCCATTTACAACAGTTTAACCAATTTATTTCTGCTCGAAAAAGATAAAGATTCTGGTTTGTACTACGCAAAAAAGTATTTGAAAATATTACAAACGATGGGTTCAACAAATTTGGGTACGGCATATCAAAATTTGTTTGAGGGCTATAAACTAAAAAATGAAATGGACAGTGCATATAAATACCAGGGATTGGCTTTGATTTCCAAGGATAGTGCTTACAATAAAACCATTGAAAATTTAACAGATTTTCAGAAACTGTATTTTAAAGAACAAATGCGCCTGCAGGAACTGGAGGAGGAAAAATCTCTTTCTGAGGCCAAGGCAAGAAACTATGCTTTTCTAACAGGATTGGGTGTGTTTCTGTTCATTGGATTTATGCTCTATCGAAATAACAGACAACAGCAAAAAGCAAATAAAGTGCTTGTTAAAAAAAATGAAATTATAGCTGAATCAAAAAAACGGAGCGATGAGTTGCTTTTAAACATTCTTCCCATTGAAGTGGCAGAAGAATTAAAGCTAACCGGGCATTGCCAGGCAAAAACATTCAGCATGGTTACGATAATGTTTGCCGATTTTAAGGACTTTACAAGTGTAAGCGAAAAGGTAAGCGCCGAATTGCTGGTTGATGAGATCAATTATTGTTTCAGCGCCTTTGACCTTATACTTCCGAAATACAAGGTTGAAAAAATAAAAACTGTCGGAGATGCATATATCTGTGTGGGTGGAATGCCAACATTAAATTTCACGCATGCACCGGATGTGATCAGTGCTGCGCTTGAGATCAGAAACTTCATGCTTGAACGTAAAAAGGAAAAAGAGACGAGGGGGGAAATTCCATTTGAATTAAGAATAGGGATTCACACCGGGCCGGTTGTAGCAGGAATTGTGGGAGTAAAAAAATATGCATACGACATCTGGGGCGATACGGTAAATCTGGCAGCAAGAATGGAAAGCAGCGGTGAAGCGGGCAAGATCAACATAAGCGGAGTAACGTATACCCTGGTGAAAGATAAATTCAATTGTACGTATCGTGGTAAAATTGTGGCCAAAAATAAAGGTGAAGTGGATATGTATTTTGTGGAAGCATAA